Proteins found in one Seonamhaeicola sp. S2-3 genomic segment:
- a CDS encoding TetR/AcrR family transcriptional regulator — protein sequence MAKLQKSIDKRNRLIKATIQLVNNNGFHATPMSKIAKMANVSPATIYLYFKNKQDLVNQTYIEVKAKYTAYAFETYQDDMPIEAGFKLIWYRIADFKLKECENAMFLAQCDNTPIIDEASRKEGIKHLQPLLDLWARGKKEGIIKPLSDYLLYAYAINPLSFLMITQKRGDFQLDETHLEEAYQSAWSSIKVCK from the coding sequence ATGGCAAAACTTCAAAAAAGCATAGACAAGCGTAACAGATTAATTAAAGCAACCATACAATTGGTTAATAACAATGGGTTTCATGCTACACCAATGAGTAAAATTGCTAAAATGGCCAATGTATCGCCTGCTACAATCTATTTGTATTTTAAAAACAAACAAGATTTAGTCAATCAAACATACATAGAAGTAAAAGCTAAATACACAGCCTATGCTTTTGAAACTTATCAAGATGATATGCCTATTGAAGCTGGTTTTAAACTCATTTGGTATCGTATCGCAGATTTTAAACTTAAAGAATGTGAAAACGCTATGTTTTTGGCACAATGTGACAATACTCCTATAATTGATGAAGCTAGTAGAAAAGAAGGTATTAAACATTTACAACCGCTACTAGATCTTTGGGCTCGTGGCAAAAAGGAAGGCATCATTAAACCTCTATCTGATTATTTGTTATATGCCTATGCAATAAATCCCTTATCATTTTTAATGATTACTCAAAAACGTGGTGATTTTCAGTTAGATGAAACTCATTTAGAAGAAGCGTATCAAT
- a CDS encoding outer membrane beta-barrel protein, with amino-acid sequence MKHSIIIVLTLFLSTTLYAQFQISASGGYAIGSAGMKLGETQTASGTENSYGSYGEGLNAQLRGIYFFNDKIGMDLSVGYLHGSDQTVSKVNLTGYEVDAIARARAFGAATSLVYKFNPNVYGRIGALVKLGGKTEAVVYQKATFSQAEADAFGVPLGSYSETNYIEDYHGQFPLGFIAAIGYEYPLNDNFSLFAEAEYYGISLKRKDSEITEFNTNVVLPDGTVAVQGLYSLDNLPEGTNRNTTYVDELPSGNTDTSKELAVKVPYSSFGINFGVIYKFKKSRS; translated from the coding sequence ATGAAGCATTCAATTATTATAGTTTTAACGTTATTTCTAAGCACAACGTTATATGCGCAATTTCAAATCTCTGCAAGTGGTGGTTATGCCATAGGAAGTGCAGGTATGAAATTAGGTGAAACTCAAACCGCTAGCGGAACAGAAAATTCTTATGGTAGTTATGGTGAAGGTTTAAACGCTCAATTACGAGGCATTTATTTCTTTAATGATAAAATTGGTATGGATTTGAGTGTTGGTTATTTACATGGTTCAGATCAAACGGTATCTAAAGTCAATTTAACAGGCTATGAAGTTGATGCTATTGCACGAGCTCGTGCTTTTGGAGCCGCTACATCTCTTGTGTATAAATTCAACCCTAATGTTTATGGTCGTATAGGGGCTTTGGTGAAATTAGGCGGAAAAACCGAAGCTGTTGTATATCAAAAAGCTACGTTTTCGCAAGCTGAAGCAGATGCTTTTGGGGTGCCATTAGGCTCGTATTCTGAAACTAATTATATTGAAGATTATCACGGACAATTCCCTTTAGGGTTTATTGCTGCTATTGGTTATGAATATCCTTTAAATGATAATTTTAGTCTTTTTGCTGAGGCTGAATATTACGGTATAAGTTTAAAACGAAAAGATTCTGAAATTACAGAATTTAATACCAATGTGGTTTTACCAGATGGTACAGTTGCCGTTCAAGGTCTTTATTCTTTAGATAATTTACCAGAAGGAACCAATAGAAATACAACTTATGTAGATGAGCTACCTAGTGGCAATACGGATACATCAAAAGAATTAGCGGTGAAAGTACCCTATTCATCTTTCGGAATTAATTTTGGAGTGATTTACAAATTTAAAAAATCTAGAAGCTAG